A stretch of the Osmerus eperlanus chromosome 10, fOsmEpe2.1, whole genome shotgun sequence genome encodes the following:
- the LOC134027990 gene encoding beta-galactoside-binding lectin-like, which produces MELDLKNLNLAIGQQLTVEGKIPANCTRFEIDLGSDSQNFALHFNPRWDDPGEGTIIVINSKTKGNWDSNEDKVENTLQRDSTVKIVIQLKDKNNFMIQLPNKSIRFPNHKGMNIDYFRIHGDFLMKSFQM; this is translated from the exons ATG GAGTTGGATCTAAAGAATCTGAATCTGGCTATTGGACAACAACTGACAGTGGAAGGGAAGATTCCTGCTAATTGTACTAG GTTTGAAATAGACCTGGGTAGTGATTCTCAGAATTTTGCGCTGCACTTTAACCCCCGTTGGGATGATCCTGGTGAAGGTACCATAATTGTGATCAACTCAAAGACTAAGGGGAACTGGGACTCAAATGAAGATAAGGTTGAAAACACCCTGCAGAGGGACTCCACTGTCAAG ATTGTCATACAGCTGAAAGACAAGAATAATTTCATGATACAACTGCCCAATAAGTCAATCAGGTTCCCCAACCATAAGGGCATGAATATCGACTACTTCAGGATCCATGGTGACTTCCTGATGAAGTCCTTCCAGATGTGA